A genomic segment from Pseudomonadota bacterium encodes:
- the phoB gene encoding phosphate regulon transcriptional regulator PhoB, translating to MSVNILIVEDEPAIRQVLGMTLRGDGYHFLEAGDVHQAQHAMGTIIPDLILLDWMLPGVSGLEFARRLKRDPRTSAIPIIMLTARVSEDDKVQGLDLGIDDYITKPFSGRELLARVRAIMRRTQPVAGQDVVELGAIRLDRITHRVLVNGRPVALSPTAFRLMQFFITHPERVYSRAQLLDGVWGDKCDIDERTVDVIVRRLRRQLEPFGCGDYIQTVRSIGYRCSALMR from the coding sequence ATGTCGGTCAACATCCTGATCGTCGAGGACGAGCCCGCCATTCGGCAGGTCCTCGGCATGACCCTGCGCGGCGACGGCTACCATTTCCTCGAAGCGGGTGACGTGCACCAGGCGCAGCACGCCATGGGCACCATCATTCCCGATCTGATCCTGCTCGACTGGATGCTGCCCGGCGTCAGCGGCCTGGAGTTCGCCCGGCGTTTGAAGCGCGATCCGCGCACCAGCGCGATTCCCATCATCATGCTGACGGCGCGCGTCAGCGAGGACGACAAGGTCCAGGGTCTCGATCTCGGCATCGACGACTACATCACCAAGCCCTTTTCAGGCCGTGAACTGCTGGCGCGCGTGCGCGCCATCATGCGCCGCACGCAGCCGGTGGCCGGCCAGGACGTGGTTGAACTGGGCGCCATCCGTCTCGACCGCATCACCCATCGCGTACTCGTCAACGGACGGCCGGTGGCCTTGAGCCCGACCGCCTTTCGCCTCATGCAGTTCTTCATCACCCACCCTGAGCGCGTGTATTCGCGCGCCCAGCTGCTGGATGGCGTATGGGGCGACAAGTGCGATATCGACGAGCGCACGGTCGATGTGATCGTGCGACGCCTGCGTCGCCAGCTCGAGCCTTTCGGCTGCGGGGATTACATCCAGACCGTGCGCAGCATCGGCTACCGATGCTCTGCGCTCATGCGCTGA
- a CDS encoding cytochrome P450 gives MPRVDEVALCYPEGIADLNDLDLFAAGQPHAAFRALRERAPVFWNPEADGPGFWVITRYDDIVEISKQPNLYSNAAGGHYISYESMGIHDAEAQNAFLHMLLAMDPPEHNLHRRLIAPAFNPAIVRRFEDGVRRKMRELLDAVAARGECDFVTDIATPLPLWTLSELLGVPEADRADIIRWSNEALALLDPDYFASPDAGQHVFVKLFEYGKKMMALRRAQPADDLLSVMANTRIDGEGLPQATLDGFFVLMVLAGNETTRNTIAGGLRAFTEFPEQWRKLKAEPSLVPNAVEEMLRYVSAIIYMRRTATADTELRGQAIRKGDKVVMWYGGANFDDSVFADPYAFDVTRKNARDHLAFGIGQHFCIGSQLARMQIRVAYEEILARLPDIRATGHYSYLRSNHLSGLKSMPVVFTPA, from the coding sequence ATGCCGAGAGTCGATGAAGTGGCCTTGTGCTATCCCGAGGGGATCGCGGATCTGAACGATCTCGACCTTTTCGCCGCCGGCCAGCCCCACGCCGCGTTCCGCGCCCTGCGCGAACGCGCGCCGGTGTTCTGGAACCCGGAAGCCGACGGGCCCGGCTTCTGGGTGATCACGCGTTACGACGACATCGTCGAGATCTCCAAGCAGCCGAACCTCTATTCCAACGCGGCCGGCGGTCATTACATCTCCTACGAATCCATGGGCATCCACGACGCGGAAGCGCAGAACGCCTTCCTGCACATGCTGCTGGCCATGGATCCGCCCGAGCACAACCTGCATCGGCGACTGATCGCGCCGGCCTTCAATCCCGCCATCGTGCGCCGCTTCGAGGACGGCGTGCGGCGCAAGATGCGCGAACTGTTGGACGCGGTGGCGGCGCGCGGCGAGTGCGATTTCGTCACCGACATCGCAACGCCGCTGCCGCTGTGGACCTTGTCGGAATTGCTGGGCGTGCCGGAGGCGGACCGCGCCGACATCATTCGCTGGTCCAACGAAGCGCTGGCACTGCTCGACCCGGATTACTTCGCCAGCCCCGACGCCGGCCAGCACGTGTTCGTGAAGCTCTTCGAGTACGGCAAGAAGATGATGGCGCTGCGTCGCGCGCAGCCGGCCGACGATCTCTTGAGCGTGATGGCCAACACGCGCATCGACGGCGAAGGCCTGCCACAGGCCACGCTCGACGGCTTCTTCGTGCTGATGGTGCTGGCCGGCAACGAAACCACGCGCAACACCATCGCCGGCGGCCTGCGAGCTTTCACCGAGTTCCCCGAGCAGTGGCGCAAGCTCAAGGCCGAGCCGTCGCTGGTCCCCAACGCGGTCGAGGAGATGCTGCGCTACGTGAGCGCCATCATCTACATGCGCCGCACCGCCACCGCCGACACCGAGCTGCGTGGCCAGGCGATCAGGAAGGGCGACAAGGTCGTGATGTGGTATGGCGGCGCCAATTTCGACGACAGCGTGTTCGCCGATCCCTACGCATTCGACGTCACGCGCAAGAACGCGCGCGACCACCTGGCCTTCGGCATCGGCCAGCATTTCTGTATCGGCTCACAGCTTGCGCGCATGCAGATCCGGGTCGCCTATGAAGAGATCCTGGCGCGCCTGCCGGACATCCGCGCCACCGGCCACTACAGCTACCTGCGTTCCAATCACCTGTCGGGCTTGAAGTCCATGCCGGTGGTGTTCACGCCGGCCTAG
- a CDS encoding D-2-hydroxyacid dehydrogenase gives MKVVFLDRFAIRAALRPLRFAHEWTEYPTTTPEQVIKRLAGADIAITNRVRFDADIIARLPALKLIAVSATGYECIDVAACRRAGITVTNVRDWSTPAVAEHAFAMMLTIRRQLLVYRQALADGAWQRSHFYGVLNETLPQDLFGCTLAIIGHGALGKRLARLAEAFDMQVIIAERKDAAPRPGRVSFDEALRRADVLCIACPINDDTRNLIDHAELARMKPGATLINTARGGIVNEQALADALRSGHLGGAGIDSLAVEPPRDGNPLLDLELPNLVMTPHMAFASDSTLARLAEQLLATVEAFVAGTPRNVVT, from the coding sequence ATGAAAGTCGTGTTTCTCGATCGCTTCGCCATTCGCGCCGCGCTGCGGCCGCTGCGCTTTGCCCATGAATGGACGGAATACCCGACCACCACGCCCGAGCAGGTCATCAAGCGGCTGGCGGGCGCCGACATCGCCATCACCAACCGCGTGCGTTTCGACGCCGACATCATCGCGCGCCTGCCGGCCCTGAAGCTGATCGCGGTGTCGGCCACCGGTTACGAATGTATAGACGTGGCCGCCTGCCGGCGCGCCGGCATCACCGTCACCAATGTGCGCGACTGGTCGACGCCGGCCGTCGCCGAGCATGCCTTCGCCATGATGCTCACCATTCGTCGGCAGCTGCTGGTGTACCGCCAGGCGCTCGCCGACGGCGCCTGGCAGCGCTCGCATTTCTACGGCGTGCTGAACGAGACGCTGCCGCAGGACCTGTTCGGCTGCACGCTGGCCATCATCGGCCACGGCGCGCTCGGCAAGCGCCTGGCGCGTCTCGCCGAGGCCTTCGACATGCAGGTCATCATCGCCGAGCGCAAGGACGCGGCGCCGCGGCCGGGACGGGTGTCCTTCGACGAAGCCTTGCGGCGTGCCGATGTGCTGTGCATCGCCTGTCCGATCAACGACGACACGCGCAATCTCATCGACCACGCCGAACTCGCGCGCATGAAGCCGGGCGCCACGCTCATCAACACCGCGCGCGGCGGTATCGTCAACGAGCAGGCGCTGGCCGATGCGCTGCGCAGCGGACATCTCGGCGGCGCCGGCATCGATTCGCTGGCGGTCGAGCCGCCGCGCGACGGCAATCCCTTGCTCGATCTCGAGCTGCCCAATCTCGTCATGACGCCGCACATGGCGTTCGCCAGCGACAGCACCCTGGCGCGCCTCGCCGAGCAGTTGCTCGCCACCGTCGAGGCCTTCGTCGCCGGCACGCCGCGCAATGTCGTCACTTAA
- a CDS encoding SDR family NAD(P)-dependent oxidoreductase, whose translation MSLHPAFAAGAVAVITGAADGIGLAAAQRFVALGMHVLMADRNEPKLAIEAAALQPVAAGHGARVTCRALDVSRYEDVAALKDEAYRNFGRVDVLMNNAGASQASGAWTALDAWRNIIDVNLWGIVHGVQAFTAAMLAQHSPAVIINTGSKQGITNPPGNPAYNVSKAGVKALTESLQHELRNTPGAQVSAHLLVPGYTYTGLTRQRMSSKPAGAWLPEQVVDTLLEAIARGSFYIICPDNEVSRADDAKRMVWAAYDMAEDRPPLSRWHADYQQAFKDFEP comes from the coding sequence ATGTCACTGCATCCCGCATTCGCCGCCGGCGCCGTCGCCGTGATCACCGGCGCGGCCGATGGCATCGGACTCGCCGCCGCGCAACGCTTCGTCGCCCTCGGCATGCATGTGCTGATGGCCGACCGCAACGAGCCCAAGCTCGCCATCGAAGCCGCCGCCCTGCAACCGGTCGCCGCCGGCCATGGCGCGCGGGTGACATGCCGAGCGCTCGACGTCAGCCGCTACGAGGACGTGGCGGCGCTCAAGGACGAGGCCTACCGGAACTTCGGGCGCGTCGACGTGTTGATGAACAACGCCGGCGCCAGCCAGGCGAGTGGCGCATGGACGGCGCTGGACGCATGGCGCAACATCATCGACGTCAACCTGTGGGGCATCGTGCATGGCGTGCAGGCCTTTACCGCCGCCATGCTCGCCCAGCACAGCCCGGCCGTCATCATCAACACCGGCTCCAAGCAGGGCATCACCAATCCGCCCGGCAACCCGGCCTACAACGTCAGCAAGGCCGGCGTCAAAGCGCTGACCGAAAGCCTGCAGCACGAGCTGCGCAATACTCCCGGCGCGCAGGTGAGCGCCCATCTGTTGGTGCCGGGCTATACCTATACCGGCCTCACGCGCCAACGTATGAGCAGCAAACCGGCGGGCGCGTGGCTGCCGGAACAGGTGGTGGACACCCTGCTCGAGGCCATCGCACGCGGCAGCTTCTACATCATCTGCCCCGACAACGAGGTGTCGCGCGCCGACGATGCCAAGCGCATGGTGTGGGCCGCCTACGACATGGCCGAGGATCGTCCGCCACTGTCGCGCTGGCACGCCGATTACCAGCAGGCGTTCAAGGACTTCGAACCCTGA
- the arsA gene encoding arsenical pump-driving ATPase, whose translation MPALVAQASRVLFFTGKGGVGKTTLACAVAIALADLGRSVLLVSTDPASNLDEMLATPLAGGACAVQGVANLTALNIDPEQAADAYRQRVLAALADDAEQQALVREQLSGACTTEIAAFDEFVALLTGATRQYDHVIFDTAPSGHTLRLLSLPRAWSGFLADNDRGASCLGPHSGLKMQEANFRAALAALADAAHTTFVLVTRPEASALREAARTSDELRALGLVNQRLVINGVFTATDRNDDVAQRFAELGAKVLAHMPTSLRDLPQERLPLRSFDMVGLAALRAVLRAPDPHEAAVAATARQGPHDLPLLGRLVDELASSDHGLIMVMGKGGVGKTTIAAAVAVGLAARGIAVHLSTTDPAAHLSDALAGDMANLTVERIDPRVETEKYIARVLATRGKFLDEQSRALLLEDLRSPCTEEVAVFHAFAHTVAQARNAVVVLDTAPTGHSLLLLDATGAYHRQMMHSFAEHNAARVVTPLMRLQDSAFTRIILVTLPEVTPVSEAAALQEDLRRARIEPYAWVINRALLGSGTHDPLLVARMAGEAAQVERVRAELAQRIYLLPWQGTPPVGVQALRALLD comes from the coding sequence ATGCCGGCGCTGGTGGCGCAGGCCAGTCGTGTGCTGTTCTTCACCGGCAAGGGCGGGGTCGGCAAGACCACGCTGGCCTGCGCGGTCGCGATTGCGCTCGCCGACCTCGGCCGCTCGGTGCTGTTGGTCAGCACCGATCCGGCATCCAATCTCGACGAGATGCTAGCCACGCCCCTCGCCGGCGGCGCGTGCGCGGTGCAGGGCGTGGCGAATCTCACGGCGCTCAACATCGATCCCGAGCAGGCCGCCGACGCCTATCGCCAGCGCGTGCTGGCCGCGCTTGCCGACGATGCCGAGCAGCAGGCGCTGGTGCGCGAACAACTGTCCGGCGCCTGCACCACGGAGATCGCGGCCTTCGATGAGTTCGTGGCGCTGCTGACCGGCGCGACCCGTCAATACGACCACGTGATCTTCGACACGGCGCCGAGTGGACATACGCTGCGACTGCTGAGCCTGCCGCGCGCCTGGAGCGGCTTCCTGGCCGACAACGATCGCGGCGCTTCCTGCCTCGGCCCGCATTCCGGCCTCAAGATGCAGGAGGCGAACTTTCGCGCCGCGCTGGCGGCACTGGCCGACGCCGCGCACACCACCTTCGTGCTGGTCACGCGGCCGGAGGCGAGCGCACTACGCGAAGCGGCGCGCACCAGCGATGAATTGCGCGCGCTCGGACTCGTCAATCAACGGCTGGTCATCAATGGTGTGTTCACGGCGACGGACCGCAACGACGACGTTGCGCAACGCTTCGCCGAACTCGGCGCCAAGGTGCTCGCGCACATGCCGACGTCGCTGCGTGACCTGCCCCAGGAGCGGCTGCCATTACGCAGCTTCGACATGGTGGGCTTGGCGGCATTGCGCGCGGTGTTGCGTGCGCCCGACCCGCATGAAGCGGCGGTGGCCGCGACCGCGCGGCAAGGGCCGCACGACCTGCCGTTACTCGGCCGGCTGGTGGACGAACTCGCCAGCAGCGACCATGGCCTCATCATGGTCATGGGCAAGGGTGGTGTGGGCAAGACCACCATCGCCGCGGCGGTGGCGGTGGGCCTCGCGGCGCGCGGCATCGCCGTGCACCTGAGCACCACCGATCCCGCCGCCCATCTCAGCGATGCCTTGGCGGGCGACATGGCGAATCTCACCGTGGAGCGCATCGACCCGCGCGTCGAGACTGAGAAATACATAGCGAGGGTCCTGGCCACGCGCGGCAAATTCCTCGATGAGCAAAGCCGTGCGCTGTTGCTGGAAGACCTGCGCTCGCCCTGCACCGAGGAAGTGGCGGTGTTCCACGCCTTCGCCCATACCGTGGCGCAGGCGCGCAACGCGGTGGTGGTGCTCGACACCGCGCCCACCGGCCACAGCCTGCTGCTGCTCGATGCCACGGGCGCCTATCATCGACAGATGATGCACAGCTTCGCCGAGCACAATGCCGCGCGCGTCGTGACGCCGCTGATGCGACTGCAGGACAGCGCGTTCACCAGGATCATCCTGGTGACGCTGCCGGAAGTGACACCGGTGTCGGAGGCGGCGGCGCTGCAGGAGGATCTGCGTCGTGCCCGTATCGAGCCCTATGCCTGGGTGATCAATCGCGCGCTGCTGGGCTCCGGCACCCACGATCCACTGCTGGTCGCGCGCATGGCGGGAGAAGCGGCGCAGGTCGAAAGGGTGCGCGCCGAGCTTGCGCAAAGGATCTACCTGCTGCCCTGGCAGGGCACGCCACCGGTGGGCGTGCAAGCCTTGCGCGCGCTGCTCGACTAG
- a CDS encoding RNA polymerase sigma factor: MHVVPSIPSFSAVSRELRAPLLRYLTRQVGDAAVAEDLCQETFIRIERGLADFEGRASLKTWAFAIANRVVVDYLRRGAQGVKFVAIDEAADMADTTASVDEQMAIDEMNSCVREFIDTLPPDYRSALILHDLEGMSVAETADITQCSLATAKIRIHRARRRLKAVLDQACDVYRDSDSVFRCARC, encoded by the coding sequence ATGCATGTCGTCCCTTCGATCCCGAGTTTCTCCGCGGTGAGTCGTGAACTCCGCGCGCCGTTGTTGCGTTACCTCACGCGCCAGGTGGGCGATGCGGCGGTGGCCGAGGACCTGTGCCAGGAAACCTTCATCAGGATCGAGCGCGGACTCGCCGACTTCGAAGGCCGCGCCAGCCTCAAGACCTGGGCCTTCGCGATTGCCAACCGCGTGGTGGTCGATTACCTGCGGCGTGGTGCGCAGGGCGTGAAGTTCGTCGCTATCGATGAAGCGGCGGACATGGCCGACACCACGGCGAGTGTCGACGAGCAGATGGCCATCGACGAGATGAATTCCTGCGTGCGCGAGTTCATCGACACCTTGCCGCCGGACTACCGCAGCGCGCTGATCCTGCACGACCTGGAAGGCATGAGCGTGGCCGAGACCGCCGACATCACCCAGTGTTCGCTGGCGACCGCCAAGATTCGCATCCATCGCGCGCGTCGGCGCCTGAAGGCGGTGCTGGACCAGGCCTGCGATGTCTATCGCGACAGCGACAGCGTGTTTCGCTGCGCGCGCTGCTGA
- a CDS encoding GNAT family N-acetyltransferase: protein MMMAPKLALSLRAAVGADWPAIEALLIDNGLPTAGARQHLHTFLVAMHEGKVVGVAGAEIYGQDALLRSVAVAPALHGQGIGERILTQLLLEAARRDIAHLFLLTETAADYFTRFGFHITPREQAPPALQASAEFQGACPASATLMVLTLRAARAVDSDLPVAVIGAGPVGLAAVARLVERGMAVLLFEAGSRVGANLVDYGHVKLFSPWRYNVEPTMAAMLEAHGWQAPPPDELPAAGEVVTRVLEPFAALPAVASTLHLDSKVVAITREGHDKLKSAGRDGAPFILRVVEGGVEREYRARAVIDASGTWSTPNPLGANGLPALGERDHGDAIVYGIPDVLGSARERYAGKRTLVVGAGHSAANSLLALAELARHAPGTELVWAVRNDNLARVFGGGDADGLAARGQLGAALKSLRDSGRLEFVGGLRITAITREGEQLLVSGLGEHGSPIDMAGIDQIICATGQRPALAMTSELRLALDPALESTAALGELVDPNLHSCGSVRPPGHRELSHPEKDFYTVGVKSYGRAPTFLMMTGYEQARSVVAALAGDWAAADALQLELPETGVCSVTLSESSAADGGCCAPSTAAPAASNACRAPGLAPVSFSNSLTSKTDTGCDSRAESARVKHTHQEDIIMTTLSHRDRELVALGAALASNCVPCIEYHVPEARKAGLTDAEIGEAIALADKIRQVPANKVLASASAVLGAAAQGATGAACCTPDKVEATAQATGCCTPDKAQDMAQSMANASGCCTPAVAEKAAKSCC, encoded by the coding sequence ATGATGATGGCACCCAAGCTTGCCCTTTCACTGCGCGCCGCGGTCGGCGCCGACTGGCCCGCCATCGAAGCGCTGCTCATCGACAACGGCCTGCCCACCGCCGGCGCGCGCCAGCACTTGCATACCTTTCTGGTCGCCATGCACGAGGGCAAGGTGGTCGGCGTGGCCGGCGCCGAGATCTACGGCCAGGATGCCTTGCTGCGCTCGGTGGCGGTGGCGCCGGCGCTGCACGGCCAGGGCATAGGCGAGCGCATCCTTACGCAGCTGTTGCTGGAAGCCGCGCGTCGCGACATTGCGCATCTCTTCCTGCTGACCGAAACCGCCGCCGATTACTTCACGCGTTTCGGCTTTCACATCACGCCGCGCGAGCAGGCACCGCCGGCCTTGCAGGCCTCGGCGGAATTCCAAGGTGCGTGTCCGGCCTCGGCCACGCTCATGGTGTTGACCCTGCGCGCGGCGCGCGCCGTCGATAGCGATCTGCCGGTAGCCGTGATCGGCGCCGGGCCGGTGGGCCTGGCGGCCGTCGCACGCCTCGTCGAGCGCGGCATGGCGGTGTTGCTGTTCGAGGCCGGCAGCCGCGTCGGCGCCAATCTCGTCGACTATGGCCACGTGAAACTGTTCTCGCCGTGGCGTTACAACGTCGAACCGACCATGGCGGCGATGCTGGAGGCACACGGCTGGCAGGCGCCGCCGCCCGATGAGCTGCCGGCGGCTGGCGAAGTGGTGACGCGCGTGCTGGAGCCGTTCGCGGCGCTGCCCGCGGTGGCCAGCACCCTGCATCTCGACAGCAAGGTCGTCGCCATCACGCGCGAAGGCCATGACAAGTTGAAGAGCGCCGGCCGCGACGGCGCGCCCTTCATCCTGCGCGTGGTCGAAGGCGGCGTGGAAAGGGAATACCGCGCACGGGCGGTGATCGACGCCAGCGGCACCTGGAGCACGCCCAATCCGCTGGGCGCGAATGGCCTGCCCGCCCTTGGCGAACGCGATCATGGCGACGCGATTGTCTACGGCATACCCGATGTGCTGGGCAGTGCGCGCGAGCGCTATGCCGGCAAACGCACGCTGGTGGTGGGCGCCGGTCATTCCGCCGCCAACAGCCTGCTGGCGCTGGCGGAACTCGCGCGCCATGCGCCCGGTACCGAACTCGTGTGGGCGGTGCGTAACGACAACCTCGCGCGCGTGTTCGGCGGCGGTGACGCCGATGGTCTCGCCGCGCGCGGACAACTCGGCGCAGCGCTGAAGTCGCTGCGCGATTCCGGCCGGCTTGAATTCGTCGGCGGCTTGCGCATCACTGCCATCACGCGCGAAGGCGAGCAGCTGTTGGTGTCGGGCCTCGGCGAACACGGCAGCCCCATCGATATGGCGGGCATCGATCAGATCATCTGCGCCACCGGTCAGCGTCCGGCCCTGGCCATGACCAGTGAACTGCGTCTCGCGCTCGACCCGGCGCTGGAATCGACCGCCGCGCTCGGCGAACTGGTCGACCCGAACCTGCACAGTTGTGGCAGCGTGCGGCCCCCTGGTCACCGTGAACTGTCGCACCCCGAGAAGGATTTCTACACCGTCGGTGTGAAGAGCTACGGCCGCGCGCCGACCTTCCTCATGATGACGGGCTATGAGCAGGCGCGTTCGGTGGTGGCGGCGCTGGCTGGCGATTGGGCGGCGGCCGACGCGCTGCAACTCGAGCTGCCGGAAACCGGCGTGTGCAGCGTCACGCTGTCCGAGTCGAGCGCTGCTGACGGTGGCTGCTGTGCGCCGAGCACCGCTGCGCCCGCCGCGAGCAATGCCTGCCGTGCTCCCGGCCTTGCCCCTGTATCGTTTTCGAATTCGCTTACGTCCAAGACAGACACAGGGTGCGATTCGCGAGCCGAGTCCGCCCGCGTCAAACACACACATCAAGAGGACATCATCATGACCACACTCAGCCATCGCGATCGCGAACTGGTGGCGCTCGGCGCCGCGCTCGCTTCCAACTGCGTGCCCTGCATCGAATACCACGTACCGGAAGCGCGCAAGGCCGGCCTCACCGACGCCGAGATAGGCGAAGCCATCGCGCTCGCCGACAAGATTCGCCAGGTGCCGGCCAACAAGGTCTTGGCGTCGGCCAGCGCTGTTCTCGGCGCCGCTGCGCAGGGTGCAACGGGTGCGGCCTGCTGCACGCCGGACAAGGTCGAGGCCACGGCCCAGGCCACCGGTTGCTGCACGCCCGACAAAGCGCAGGACATGGCGCAGTCCATGGCCAATGCTTCCGGCTGTTGCACGCCGGCCGTTGCCGAGAAAGCCGCCAAGTCCTGCTGCTGA
- the arsA gene encoding arsenical pump-driving ATPase, translating to MKLVEAPPRFVFFTGKGGVGKTSIACATAIALADAGKRVLLVSTDPASNVGQVFDLAIGNHITPIGAVANLSALEIDPQAAAAAYRERIVGPVRNLLPAAVVSGIEEQLSGACTTEVAAFDEFTALLTDDTLTAGFDHVIFDTAPTGHTIRLLQLPGAWSGFLEAGKGDASCLGPLAGLDKHKTQYKAALAALADTTRTRLVLVARAQAGALRELARTHGELAGVGISEQYLVINGLLPATEASKDALAEAIHVREQAALAALPSVLARLPRDELPLLPFDMVGVGALRALFKPVVPGADVVDASITGAEGVWQASRLSSLVDDIARDGHGLVMLMGKGGVGKTTLAASIALELARRGLPVHLSTSDPAAHLEQTLDSTLPQLTVSRIDPQVETARYREQVMASKGAELDAAGRALLAEDLRSPCTEEIAVFQAFARVIAEARTRFVVMDTAPTGHTLLLLDATGAYHREIARQQRDGAALALTPMSQLRDPAQTKVLLVTLAETTPVLEAAHLQDDLRRAGIEPWAWIVNNSIAASQPASPLLKRRAANEMAVIERVASTHARRLAVVPVLRDEPVGAERLHALASAA from the coding sequence ATGAAGCTCGTTGAAGCGCCGCCGCGTTTCGTGTTCTTCACCGGCAAGGGCGGCGTCGGCAAGACGTCCATCGCTTGTGCCACCGCCATCGCGCTCGCCGATGCGGGCAAACGCGTGCTGCTGGTCAGCACCGATCCGGCCTCCAACGTTGGCCAGGTGTTCGACCTCGCCATCGGCAATCACATCACGCCCATTGGCGCGGTGGCGAATTTGTCGGCGCTGGAAATCGATCCCCAGGCCGCCGCCGCGGCCTATCGCGAGCGTATCGTCGGACCGGTGCGCAATCTCCTGCCGGCGGCGGTGGTGAGCGGCATCGAAGAGCAGTTGTCGGGCGCCTGCACCACCGAGGTCGCGGCCTTCGATGAATTCACCGCGCTGCTCACCGATGACACGCTGACCGCCGGATTCGATCACGTGATCTTCGACACCGCGCCTACCGGACACACCATCCGCCTGCTGCAACTGCCGGGCGCCTGGAGCGGTTTTCTCGAAGCGGGCAAGGGCGATGCGTCCTGTCTCGGACCGCTGGCCGGGCTCGACAAGCACAAGACCCAGTACAAGGCTGCGCTGGCGGCGCTGGCCGACACCACGCGCACGCGCCTGGTACTGGTGGCCCGCGCCCAGGCCGGCGCCTTGCGCGAACTCGCGCGTACCCATGGGGAACTGGCGGGGGTCGGCATCAGCGAACAATATCTCGTCATCAACGGCTTGTTGCCAGCCACCGAAGCCAGCAAGGACGCGCTCGCCGAGGCCATCCACGTCCGCGAACAGGCGGCCTTGGCGGCGCTGCCGTCGGTGCTGGCGCGCTTGCCGCGCGACGAACTGCCGCTGCTGCCCTTCGACATGGTCGGCGTCGGCGCGTTGCGCGCCTTGTTCAAGCCGGTCGTGCCAGGCGCTGATGTCGTTGACGCAAGCATCACGGGCGCCGAGGGCGTGTGGCAGGCTTCGCGCCTGTCATCGCTGGTCGATGACATCGCGCGCGACGGTCACGGCCTGGTGATGCTGATGGGCAAGGGCGGCGTCGGCAAGACCACGCTGGCCGCCAGCATCGCGCTGGAACTCGCGCGTCGCGGCTTGCCGGTGCACCTGTCGACTTCCGATCCGGCCGCGCATCTCGAACAAACTCTCGACTCGACGTTACCGCAATTGACCGTGAGCCGTATCGACCCGCAGGTCGAGACCGCGCGTTATCGCGAGCAGGTGATGGCGAGCAAGGGCGCCGAGCTCGACGCCGCCGGGCGCGCCCTGTTGGCGGAAGACCTGCGCTCGCCCTGCACCGAGGAAATCGCGGTGTTCCAGGCCTTTGCGCGCGTCATCGCCGAGGCGCGCACGCGCTTCGTGGTGATGGATACCGCGCCTACCGGCCACACCTTGCTGCTGCTCGACGCGACCGGCGCCTACCACCGCGAAATCGCACGTCAGCAGCGTGACGGCGCGGCGCTCGCGCTCACTCCCATGAGCCAGCTGCGCGATCCGGCGCAGACCAAGGTCCTGCTGGTGACCCTGGCCGAAACCACGCCGGTGCTGGAAGCGGCGCACCTGCAGGACGATCTGCGGCGCGCCGGCATCGAGCCGTGGGCGTGGATCGTCAACAACAGCATCGCCGCCAGTCAGCCTGCATCGCCACTGCTGAAGCGTCGCGCCGCCAACGAGATGGCGGTCATCGAGCGTGTTGCCAGCACGCATGCGCGACGCCTGGCCGTGGTGCCGGTACTGCGCGACGAGCCGGTCGGCGCCGAGCGTCTGCACGCGCTGGCCAGCGCGGCGTGA
- the arsD gene encoding arsenite efflux transporter metallochaperone ArsD: MRTIQIYDPALCCSSGVCGVDVDQALVSFSTDFDWARAEGALIERFNLAQQPMAFAENAAVRAFLEKNGADGLPLVLVDGEVACSGRYPARGELAGWAGVVETPRAAAPVAGKSCC, from the coding sequence ATGAGAACCATACAAATTTATGACCCGGCCCTGTGCTGCAGCTCCGGCGTGTGCGGTGTGGACGTCGACCAGGCGCTGGTCAGCTTTTCCACCGACTTCGACTGGGCGCGCGCCGAAGGCGCGTTGATCGAGCGCTTCAATCTTGCCCAGCAGCCCATGGCCTTTGCCGAGAACGCCGCGGTGCGCGCGTTCCTCGAGAAGAACGGCGCCGATGGCCTGCCGCTGGTGCTGGTGGATGGCGAGGTCGCGTGCAGTGGACGCTATCCCGCGCGCGGTGAATTGGCGGGGTGGGCCGGCGTGGTCGAAACGCCGCGCGCGGCCGCGCCGGTCGCCGGCAAGAGCTGCTGTTGA